One Lucilia cuprina isolate Lc7/37 chromosome 4, ASM2204524v1, whole genome shotgun sequence DNA segment encodes these proteins:
- the LOC111683136 gene encoding papilin isoform X3 produces the protein MDLSRRSRLPPLIGFILLLCIQTSQSRFFGERLKRQNGAHMYLPASSIIPGGEGDDSTEWSDWSSASECSRSCGGGVSFQTRECLRTAPNGAPICKGGNRKYFSCNTQDCPEGEPDFRSQQCSRFNHQPFDGIFYEWIPYKNAPNPCELNCMPNGERFYYRHKAKVIDGTRCNDKDLDVCVDGQCQPVGCDMMLGSDAKEDICRKCGGDGTTCRTIADRFTTNNLAAGYNDLLLIPSGATNIRIQETSPSNNYLACRNLSSHYYLNGNFRIDFPRSMEFAGSWWNYQRKPMGFAAPDQLTCLGPINEPIFIVMLVQDKNVSIEYEYSIPQSVSSSTPDVYTWTHMEYGPCTASCGGGTQTRTVTCNNRLNLKEVDVSFCDERAKPAESQECGMEPCAPHWVTSEWGKCSKGCGSDGMQNRTVTCERTSATGENTIEEDSVCLEEVGNKPANQQECNRDIENCPKYHLGPWTPCDKLCGEGKQKRKVTCYIEENGRKKVLNDDDCIEEKPETEKVCMLTPCEGVDWIISPWSGCDACGQTTETRTAICASKSGKVYDDEFCAPETPSLSRPCESKKCKTLWFTSEWSKCSSPCGKGIQSRVVLCGEYDGKTITKVTDDSQCDVTSKPEAEQECEGDDKECPGQWFTGPWESCTKPCGGGERQREVLCLTNGTKSNNCDESKIQSLSEKCNTQACTEDEVMPVESTDKQVTDEEYEEDCEEEDDDNIKYVTDKMSEDLKTSDGIDFDEESTMSSLITDDLMLSDSTPSVDTTDEEISTDTPLTTVDGSGDEAESTEFSSIATEGSGDGIETTSETTDRSQSTDPSESTGSDYTESTISSTEESSSTEYSSSTESSLSTDSSLSSDAYSSTESSSSTESSLSTESSSTSDIDTTSSDIYSSTDVSESTFVTKISTDITKSTDSSDTTSSDFTDKYTVSLATDSSETTDISKSTDLESTTVSLHTDTSESYSSTELSTEFSGATGNSESTSFKDESETTVSEDISSSSDSSTYSSSVTDTSTESSSATDKIDSTEISTGSTDSSTEKTESTETTESTESTETTDSTSLDSTESSLSTETITESSVSTTNLPTDSSVTDSTESSESTETTDSTSLGSTESSLSTETITESSVSTTNLPTDSSVTDSTESTVTTESTDSTDLSNSDSTESTISTEPTTESSVYTTVQSTGSIASDSTNFSEASEYTDFTDSSTSDLRDSTLQTDTTTESPVSTTDQSTDSTDFASTDSSAATESSETTDLTSSTDIFTSTELLASTESSIWTSSSTKLYETTVSSETSSTDMSTSTDVTLSSDSTTVISSTDIITSLKSSTDVSESTDTSYTSESSDELTEPSSTLGISDTTDFSTETIGQESSGDTTLETESTVIFDSTTDTSGDSSLSTNEFTTVDIWTTEEDYEKSTPNTLEAAITKESKVKKCKAKKLKDCKKTEHGCCPDGKHIAKGPFDKGCPIAKTCAETEFGCCHDGVSPAGGKNFEGCPQSQCAETLFGCCPDKFTAAEGEDYEGCPEPTTLPPTTTTEIPEETTELLESESAETYSTNIPETTDVFSTDSTDIQETTDIFDTTDISETTDATLTKVTVQSCSFSEFGCCPDGKTVASGKNFAGCEDVFDEKNCRNSLFGCCNDGRTSATGPDNEGCPACTYEPYGCCPDNETPAHGPLGEGCCLNSPFGCCPDNINSARGPNFEDCDCQYAPYGCCPDKKTAARGPNSEGCGCETLEFGCCPDKLTPALGPKFEGCSCHTLQFGCCPDGITVAQGPHHYGCHCSQTEFKCCPDEKTPAKGPNNEGCTCLESKYGCCPDGVTSAQGDKFDGCENVKEPPQMSCKLPKETGTCGNFSIKFFFDTSYGACAKFWYGGCGGNGNRFDSESECKETCQEFKGKDACLLPKSQGPCTGYITKWYFDSDRGRCEEFKYGGCYGTNNRFDSLEECQSLCTVSESIPTCEQPMDEGPCEGSFERWYYDNATDVCRPFRYGGCKGNKNNYPTEHACNYHCRQPGVHKAKDICEIPAEVGECTNYEPMWYYDTKDQRCRQFYYGGCGGNENKFTSEDACNQRCEKKSEPQPEPQPEPQPEVVQPPTDINVCDEKPAQGECDNYTMVWHFDKEYSVCRQFYYGGCGGNGNRFESQADCERQCIGESQAVPESVPVQPEQPTNENVCLLPQDTGDCDDYMPYWYFDSTISQCSSFYYGGCGGNGNRFTSEEECLKHCSAEPGFQTRFEPDLEASPEIDDARKCFLPVATGNCLDNQVRWYYNSVDGVCDEFVYTGCGGNANSYASEDECENECFPAQETCVLPPLRGNGTESMIRWHFNEEIGRCSEFEFTGGRGNRNNFVTEQECMSRCGSGEQPASTYSVCDQPLEAGECDNSTTAWYYDNESMICVAFTYTGCGGNGNRFQSREQCERQCGEFKGVDVCNEEVATGPCRQWQTRYYFNKTSRICEPFTYGGCQGTGNRFENRGECESVCLIGQEPTFPHNKGTKTIYFLLQDKPNHSIMSPDICKQEVDVGRCRGRSETQRRWYYDDARGNCISFIYSGCAGNQNNFRSYESCYDFCSKTDITNEVLPNRCESYENECNSMACPYGVRRIPVDDNECQRCECNNPCADHACNDGQQCAIEVSPNVPGQFIPVCRLSNKPGLCPQLSADDGICGRECYTDADCRDDNKCCSNGCGFVCVRPTPPTVRTTAPTTAAPVVVYPGEVRASLAPKEKQELDVQTPMGGIAVLRCFATGNPAPNVTWSRNNVVVDTNQGRYVLTSSGDLTIVQVRQTDSGSYVCVASNGLGEPVRREVELQVTEPVNLPAYVYGDRNVTQVVTLNRPAVVRCPAGGHPAPMVHWWRNRSRLPLVSQRYELARDYSLTFRSVKLSDLGPYTCDAWNRLSRRPASIKVTLVAVGPARAVTNEDAQYLQYIVEPPKAPVTQRPSFPYRPTRPPAIPPPYVPAIPVSAVVGMDPNNNYTPGSTIAIGCSVQGYPKPNVTWIKDGLPLLPSERIQISVGEPYRLVINNINSADSGKYGCKAANAVSYSISEESVNVESTIPLNPECIDNEHFANCKLIVKGRYCKNKYYARFCCRSCALAGQL, from the exons ATGGATTTATCAAGGCGGTCTCG ATTACCGCCTTTGATAGGATTCATTCTATTACTTTGTATTCAAACGTCACAGTCAAGATTT tttggtGAGCGGTTAAAAAGACAAAATGGCGCACATATGTATCTTCCTGCGAGTTCGATAATACCTGGGGGTGAGGGTGATGATTCCACAGAATGGAGCGATTGGAGTTCAGCTTCTGAATGTTCGAGATCGTGTGGAGGCGGTGTTTCGTTTCAGACAAGAGAATGTTTGAGAACAGC GCCAAATGGTGCTCCTATATGTAAGGGAGGAAAtcgtaaatatttttcttgcaATACCCAAGATTGTCCTGAAGGGGAACCAGATTTTAGAAGTCAACAGTGTTCCCGTTTTAATCATCAGCCATTTGATGGAATTTTCTACGAGTGGATTCCTTACAAAAATGCTCCCAATCCTTGTGAGTTAAATTGTATGCCAAATGGCGAGCGTTTTTACTACAGACACAAGGCTAAAGTTATTGATGGAACACGATGCAATGATAAAGATTTAGACGTATGTGTTGATGGTCAATGTCAACCAGTGGGTTGTGATATGATGCTCGGATCTGATGCAAAAGAGGACATTTGTCGCAAATGTGGAGGTGACGGAACAACATGCCGTACAATTGCTGACCGATTTACTACAAATAACCTAGCTGCAGGATACAATGACTTGTTGTTGATACCAAGTGGTGCCACAAATATTCGTATACAAGAGACATCCCCATCGAACAATTATTTAGCTTGTCGGAACTTAAGTAGTCATTATTATTTGAATGGAAATTTTCGAATTGATTTTCCTAGATCAATGGAATTTGCTGGTTCATGGTGGAACTATCAAAGAAAACCTATGGGCTTTGCAGCACCGGATCAGTTAACTTGTCTTGGTCCTATTAATGAaccaatttttattgtgatGTTAGTTCAAGACAAAAACGTTAGTATCGAATATGAATACAGTATTCCGCAATCAGTTAGTTCCAGTACGCCTGATGTTTACACCTGGACCCACATGGAATATGGACCTTGTACTGCATCCTGCGGTGGTGGAACCCAGACACGTACAGTCACTTGTAATAATCGACTAAATTTGAAAGAGGTTGACGTAAGCTTTTGTGATGAAAGGGCAAAGCCAGCAGAAAGTCAAGAATGTGGAATGGAACCTTGTGCTCCTCATTGGGTTACAAGCGAATGGGGAAAATGTTCTAAAGGTTGTGGCTCAGACGGCATGCAAAATAGAACTGTTACTTGTGAGCGCACTTCTGCAACAGGAGAAAATACTATTGAAGAAGACTCAGTTTGCTTAGAAGAAGTTGGAAACAAGCCTGCCAATCAGCAAGAGTGCAACCGGGATATTGAGAACTGTCCCAAATACCATTTAGGTCCATGGACACCA TGTGATAAATTATGTGGCGAAGGCAAGCAAAAGCGAAAAGTTACTTGCTATATTGAGGAAAACGgtcgaaaaaaagttttaaacgaTGACGATTGCATTGAAGAAAAGCCAGAAACGGAAAAAGTGTGCATGTTGACTCCATGTGAGGGTGTGGATTGGATAATATCCCCTTGGAGTGGT tgCGATGCTTGTGGACAAACAACAGAAACTCGTACTGCAATTTGCGCTTCCAAATCCGGAAAGGTTTATGATGATGAATTTTGCGCACCTGAAACACCATCATTATCCAGACCTTGTGAatccaaaaaatgtaaaactttatGGTTTACATCCGAATGGAGTAAGTGTTCATCGCCATGCGGCAAAGGCATTCAGTCACGTGTTGTTTTGTGTGGAGAATACGATGGTAAAACTATTACGAAAGTAACGGACGATTCTCAATGTGACGTCACTTCTAAACCTGAAGCTGAGCAGGAATGTGAGGGTGATGACAAGGAGTGTCCTGGCCAGTGGTTCACTGGACCCTGGGAATCATGTACTAAGCCATGTGGGGGAGGCGAAAGGCAACGCGAGGTCTTATGTTTGACAAACGGTACGAAATCCAATAACTGTGACGAATCAAAAATCCAGTCGCTATCTGAAAAATGTAATACTCAAGCCTGCACAGAAGATGAGGTCATGCCTGTAGAAAGTACTGATAAGCAGGTTACTGATGAAGAATATGAAGAAGACTGTGAAGAAGAGGACGATGACAACATAAAATATGTAACCGATAAAATGAGTGAAGATTTGAAGACTTCTGATGGTATTGATTTCGATGAAGAATCAACAATGTCATCATTGATAACTGATGATCTTATGTTGAGTGACAGTACTCCTTCAGTAGACACTACCGATGAGGAAATTTCTACCGATACTCCTCTTACTACTGTCGATGGTTCAGGTGACGAAGCAGAGAGTACTGAGTTCTCTAGTATTGCTACGGAAGGTAGCGGTGACGGTATAGAAACAACTTCTGAAACTACAGATCGCTCTCAATCAACTGATCCTTCAGAATCAACTGGATCTGATTATACTGAATCAACAATTTCATCGACGGAAGAATCTTCATCCACTGAATATTCTTCATCAACGGAATCTTCATTATCAACAGATTCCTCTCTATCATCTGATGCTTATTCATCAACCGAATCGTCTTCATCTACGGAATCCTCCCTTTCAACTGAATCTTCATCAACTTCTGATATCGATACGACATCCTCCGATATTTATAGTTCTACTGACGTGTCAGAAAGTACTTTTGTAACTAAAATCTCAACAGACATAACCAAGTCTACTGATAGTTCTGACACTACATCGTCCGATTTTACAGATAAATACACTGTTTCACTTGCTACTGATAGTTCCGAAACTACAGATATTTCCAAGTCTACAGACTTAGAATCTACTACTGTATCACTTCATACAGATACATCTGAATCGTATTCGTCGACAGAACTATCTACCGAATTCTCTGGTGCAACTGGTAATTCTGAATCTACTAGTTTTAAAGACGAATCTGAAACAACTGTTTCTGAAGACATATCATCATCTTCAGATTCCTCTACATACTCATCTTCTGTAACAGACACTTCTACTGAATCTTCATCAGCAACAGATAAAATTGATTCAACTGAGATATCTACTGGTTCTACAGATTCATCTACTGAAAAAACTGAATCTACCGAAACAACTGAATCTACTGAATCTACCGAAACAACGGATTCGACATCCCTAGATTCAACGGAATCGTCACTTTCAACCGAAACAATAACAGAGTCATCAGTTTCGACAACAAACCTACCTACAGATTCATCTGTTACTGATTCAACAGAGTCTTCTGAATCTACCGAAACAACGGATTCGACGTCCCTAGGTTCAACGGAATCGTCACTTTCAACCGAAACAATCACAGAGTCTTCAGTTTCGACAACAAATCTACCTACAGATTCATCCGTTACTGATTCAACAGAGTCTACTGTAACTACCGAATCTACAGATTCAACAGACTTATCAAACTCAGATTCTACAGAGTCCACAATTTCAACCGAACCCACTACAGAATCATCTGTTTACACGACAGTCCAATCTACTGGCTCAATAGCATCTGATTCAACTAATTTCTCTGAAGCTTCTGAATATACCGATTTCACAGATTCTTCAACCTCAGATTTAAGGGATTCTACACTTCAAACAGATACTACAACAGAATCCCCTGTTTCTACAACAGATCAATCTACAGATTCAACAGATTTTGCTTCTACTGACTCCTCGGCAGCTACAGAATCATCGGAAACAACTGATCTTACTTCTTCTACAGACATATTTACATCGACAGAACTTTTAGCTTCAACTGAATCTTCTATATGGACATCAAGTTCCACTAAGTTATATGAAACCACTGTATCATCTGAGACATCTTCTACAGATATGTCTACATCTACTGATGTTACTTTATCCTCAGATTCTACAACAGTTATATCATCCACTGATATCATAACATCATTGAAATCAAGTACAGATGTTTCTGAATCTACAGACACATCCTATACTTCCGAATCATCAGATGAATTAACAGAACCATCAAGTACTTTGGGTATATCAGACACAACAGATTTTTCAACAGAAACAATTGGCCAGGAATCGTCCGGAGACACCACTTTGGAAACTGAATCTACAGTTATTTTCGACTCAACTACTGACACTTCTGGTGATTCTTCACTTTCAACAAATGAATTTACCACGGTCGATATATGGACAACTGAGGAAGATTATGAGAAGAGTACTCCTAACACATTGGAAGCCGCTATTACAAAAGAATCTAAAGTGAAAAAATGTAAAGCCAAAAAGCTTAAGGATTGCAAAAAAACTGAGCATGGATGCTGTCCAGATGGAAAACATATTGCAAAAGGTCCTTTTGATAAGGGTTGTCCTATTGCTAAGACTTGTGCTGAAACCGAATTTGGTTGTTGTCATGATGGTGTATCTCCAGCTGGTGGTAAAAACTTTGAGGGCTGTCCTCAATCACAATGTGCAGAAACATTATTCGGTTGTTGCCCAGATAAATTTACAGCTGCAGAAGGAGAAGATTACGAAGGATGTCCAGAACCAACAACATTACCACCAACCACAACTACTGAAATACCAGAAGAAACTACAGAACTTCTGGAATCTGAAAGTGCTGAAACATACAGTACTAATATTCCAGAAACCACTGATGTTTTTAGTACAGACAGTACTGATATACAAGAAACAACTGATATCTTTGATACAACAGATATTTCTGAAACAACCGATGCAACACTAACAAAAGTTACTGTACAGTCTTGTTCATTTAGTGAGTTCGGTTGCTGTCCAGATGGTAAAACTGTTGCTTCTGGCAAAAACTTTGCGGGATGCGAAGATGTGTTTGATGAAAAGAATTGCAGGAACTCACTGTTTGGCTGCTGTAATGATGGACGAACATCGGCTACTGGTCCTGATAATGAAGGATGCCCGGCATGTACTTACGAACCATACGGCTGTTGTCCAGACAACGAAACTCCAGCACATGGTCCTCTAGGAGAAGGTTGTTGTTTAAATTCACCATTTGGTTGCTGCCCTGATAACATTAACAGCGCTCGTGGTCCAAACTTTGAAGATTGTGACTGTCAGTATGCACCGTACGGTTGTTGCCCAGATAAAAAAACTGCTGCCCGTGGTCCTAACAGTGAAGGATGTGGCTGTGAAACTTTAGAGTTTGGTTGCTGTCCCGACAAGCTTACGCCCGCTCTGGGTCCTAAATTTGAAGGATGTTCCTGTCACACATTGCAATTTGGTTGCTGTCCCGATGGTATTACTGTGGCTCAAGGTCCTCATCATTATGGCTGTCATTGTTCTCAAACAGAATTTAAATGTTGTCCAGATGAAAAAACGCCAGCTAAGGGACCTAATAATGAAGGTTGTACTTGTTTAGAGAGCAAATATGGCTGTTGTCCTGATGGTGTTACCTCTGCCCAAGGTGATAAATTTGATGGCTgcgaaaatgttaaagaaccaCCACAAATGTCCTGCAAATTACCCAAAGAAACTGGTACCTGCGGTAACTTTTCCATTAAATTCTTCTTTGACACTTCATATGGCGCATGTGCTAAATTTTGGTATGGCGGATGTGGAGGCAACGGCAATAGATTCGATTCAGAAAGTGAATGCAAGGAAACCTGTCAAGAATTTAAAGGAAAAGATGCATGTCTCTTACCTAAGAGTCAAGGACCCTGCACAGGATACATTACCAAATGGTACTTTGATTCTGATCGTGGACGATGTGAAGAATTCAAATATGGTGGATGCTATGGCACAAATAATCGTTTCGACAGTCTGGAAGAGTGTCAATCATTATGTACAGTTAGTGAAAGTATTC CCACTTGTGAACAGCCAATGGATGAAGGACCGTGCGAAGGTAGTTTTGAACGGTGGTACTATGATAATGCGACTGATGTATGTCGTCCGTTCAGATATGGTGGCTGCAagggtaacaaaaacaattacccAACAGAGCATGCTTGTAATTACCACTGTCGTCAACCAGGAGTACATAAAG CCAAGGATATATGCGAAATTCCCGCAGAAGTGGGAGAATGCACCAATTATGAACCTATGTGGTACTACGATACTAAAGATCAACGCTGCCGTCAATTTTATTATGGCGGTTGTGGTGGAAATGAAAATAAGTTCACTTCGGAGGACGCTTGTAATCAAAGATGCGAAAAAAAATCAGAACCACAACCAGAACCACAACCTGAACCACAACCAGAAGTTGTCCAACCACCAACTGACATCAATGTGTGTGATGAGAAACCAGCTCAAGGAGAATGTGACAACTACACTATGGTATGGCACTTTGACAAGGAATATTCTGTTTGTCGGCAATTTTATTATGGAGGATGTGGTGGTAATGGAAATAGATTTGAAAGCCAAGCAGATTGCGAAAGACAATGTATTGGTGAGTCACAAGCCGTCCCCGAATCCGTTCCAGTCCAACCTGAGCAGCCGACAAATGAGAATGTCTGCTTATTACCACAAGATACAGGCGATTGTGATGATTACATGCCTTACTGGTACTTCGATTCTACAATTTCTCAATGTTCTTCATTTTACTATGGTGGCTGTGGAGGCAATGGTAATCGCTTTACTTCAGAAGAGGAATGTCTCAAACACTGTAGTGCGGAACCAGGTTTCCAGACTAGATTTGAGCCTGACCTGGAAGCAAGTCCGGAAATTGATGACGCTCGCAAATGTTTCTTGCCAGTTGCAACTGGAAACTGCTTAGACAACCAGGTTCGTTGGTATTATAACAGTGTTGATGGCGTTTGCGATGAATTCGTGTACACAGGTTGTGGTGGCAATGCTAACAGCTATGCCTCGGAAGATGAATGTGAAAATGAATGCTTCCCCGCTCAGGAGACATGTGTTTTACCACCACTGAGAGGTAATGGAACTGAAAGTATGATCAGATGGCATTTCAATGAAGAAATCGGTAGATGTAGTGAATTCGAATTTACTGGTGGTCGAGGtaatagaaacaattttgtAACTGAACAGGAATGCATGTCACGGTGTGGAAGTGGCGAACAACCTGCTTca acTTATTCCGTATGTGACCAACCTCTGGAGGCTGGGGAATGCGATAACAGTACCACAGCATGGTACTACGATAATGAAAGCATGATTTGTGTGGCTTTTACTTATACCGGTTGTGGTGGAAATGGTAATCGGTTCCAATCTCGGGAACAGTGTGAGCGGCAGTGCGGTGAATTCAAGGGTGTTG ACGTCTGCAATGAGGAAGTGGCAACCGGACCATGTCGTCAGTGGCAAACGCGGTATTACTTTAATAAGACTTCCCGAATTTGTGAGCCATTTACTTATGGCGGTTGCCAAGGTACCGGCAATAGGTTTGAAAATCGTGGCGAATGTGAATCAGTGTGTTTAATTGGCCAAGAGCCTACATTCCCTCATAATAAAGGTACTAAAACAATCTACTTTCTACTACAAGACAAACCTAACCATTCTATTATGAGTCCAGATATCTGCAAACAGGAAGTTGATGTGGGACGTTGTAGAGGTCGTTCAGAGACTCAACGTCGTTGGTATTATGATGATGCTCGTGGCAATTGTATTTCGTTTATCTATTCGGGTTGTGCGGGCAATCAAAATAATTTCCGCTCCTATGAATCTTGTTATGATTTCTGTTCAA AAACGGATATTACAAATGAAGTTTTGCCAAATCGTTGCGAATCGTATGAAAATGAATGTAACTCAATGGCTTGTCCTTATGGAGTACGGCGTATTCCTGTTGACGATAATGAATGTCAACGCTGCGAATGTAACAACCCTTGTGCCGATCACGCATGCAATGATGGACAACAGTGTGCGATTGAAGTTTCTCCGAACGTACCTGGACAATTTATTCCAGTTTGCCGTCTCAGCAATAAACCTGGCCTCTGTCCACAACTAAGCGCTGACGACGGTATTTGCGGACGAGAATGCTACACTGATGCTGATTGTAGGGATGATAACAAATGCTGTAGCAATGGTTGTGGTTTCGTTTGTGTACGCCCTACTCCACCTACCGTCCGTACAACAGCGCCTACAACAGCAGCTCCTGTTGTTGTTTATCCAGGAGAAGTTCGAGCCTCATTAGCTCCAAAGGAAAAACAAGAATTAGATGTTCAAACTCCAATGGGTGGTATTGCTGTCCTTAGATGTTTTGCCACTGGAAATCCAGCCCCTAACGTTACCTGGTCCCGTAACAATGTAGTG GTTGACACAAATCAAGGCCGTTACGTTTTGACCTCAAGCGGTGATTTAACAATCGTACAAGTTAGACAGACCGACAGTGGGTCTTATGTTTGTGTAGCCAGTAATGGATTGGGTGAACCTGTCAGACGTGAAGTTGAATTACAAGTTACAG AGCCTGTTAATTTGCCTGCTTATGTATATGGTGATAGAAATGTTACGCAAGTAGTGACATTAAATAGACCTGCTGTAGTTCGCTGTCCTGCTGGAGGTCATCCAGCGCCCATGGTACACTGGTGGCGAAATCGTAGTCGTTTACCATTGGTTAGTCAGCGTTATGAATTAGCTCGTGATTATTCTTTAACATTCCGTTCGGTCAAACTTTCTGATTTGGGTCCTTATACTTGCGATGCTTGGAATCGTTTAAGTAGACGTCCAGCATCTATTAAAGTGACATTAGTTGCCGTTGGCCCTGCACGCGCGGTAACCAATGAGGATGCACAATATcttcaatatattgtggaacCTCCAAAAGCTCCCGTAACTCAGCGACCATCATTCCCATATCGTCCCACAAGACCTCCAGCAATCCCACCACCTTATGTACCTGCAA TTCCTGTAAGTGCAGTCGTAGGAATGGATCCCAACAATAATTATACACCCGGCTCCACTATTGCTATAGGATGTTCTGTACAAGGCTACCCTAAACCGAATGTAACATGGATTAAAGATGGCCTACCACTGTTACCAAGCGAACGAATCCAAATATCAGTTG gtGAACCTTATCGTCTAGtaattaacaatataaattCTGCTGATTCTGGTAAATATGGCTGCAAAGCAGCTAATGCAGTTAGTTATTCGATCAGTGAAGAAAGTGTTAATGTTGAAT CAACAATTCCATTAAATCCTGAGTGCATAGACAATGAACATTTTGCCAACTGTAAACTTATCGTAAAGGGACGTTACTGCAAGAATAAATACTATGCCAGATTCTGTTGTAGATCATGTGCTCTAGCTGGCCAGCTTTAA